A genomic stretch from Lathyrus oleraceus cultivar Zhongwan6 chromosome 2, CAAS_Psat_ZW6_1.0, whole genome shotgun sequence includes:
- the LOC127120825 gene encoding GDSL esterase/lipase At5g08460, with the protein MDASIIIISIILSFILLCSPSTAQPEPAISQPEPASSQPEPAISPLAPSFSPLAPASSPLASALFVIGDSSVDSGTNNYLGTFARADRLPYGRDFDTHQPTGRFSNGRIPVDFLALHLGLPFVPSYLGQAGNVEDMSHGVNYASAGAGIIASSGSELGQHISLTQQIQQFSDTYQQFILSMGEDAATSFISNSIFYISIGINDYIHYYLLNVSNVNNMYLPWQFNQFLAFSLRRQIKNLYNLNVRKMVVTGLAPIGCAPRYMWEYGIQNGECVEPINDMAVEFNFLMRYIVEKLAEELPNANIIFCDVYEGSMDILKNHDSYGFTVTSEACCGFGKYKGWFMCLSSEMACRNASNYIWWDQFHPTDTVNGILAANIWNGEHTKMCYPMHLQDMVIQKAK; encoded by the exons ATGGATGCAAGCATTATAATCATATCTATTATACTATCTTTCATACTCTTATGCAGCCCCTCAACTGCACAACCAGAACCCGCTATTTCACAACCAGAACCCGCTTCTTCACAACCAGAACCCGCTATTTCACCACTAGCTCCCTCTTTTTCACCACTAGCTCCGGCTTCTTCACCACTAGCATCCGCTTTGTTCGTCATCGGAGACTCCTCCGTTGATTCCGGTACCAACAATTATCTCGGTACCTTTGCCCGCGCCGATCGTCTTCCTTATGGAAGAGACTTTGACACTCATCAACCTACCGGAAGATTCTCCAATGGAAGAATACCCGTAGATTTTCTTG CATTGCATCTTGGACTTCCTTTTGTGCCAAGTTATCTTGGTCAGGCAGGAAATGTGGAGGATATGAGTCATGGTGTGAATTATGCTTCTGCTGGTGCAGGCATTATTGCCTCAAGTGGCTCTGAATTG GGTCAGCATATCTCCCTCACTCAGCAAATTCAACAATTTAGTGACACATATCAGCAGTTTATATTAAGTATGGGAGAGGATGCTGCAACCAGTTTCATATCCAATTCTATCTTTTATATCTCTATTGGAATCAATGACTACATTCATTACTATTTGCTCAATGTTTCCAATGTCAATAACATGTACCTTCCATGGCAATTCAATCAGTTTTTAGCATTTTCACTCAGGCGACAAATTAAG AACTTGTATAACTTAAATGTAAGGAAAATGGTGGTCACGGGACTTGCTCCTATTGGTTGTGCTCCTCGCTACATGTGGGAGTACGGTATTCAGAATGGAGAATGTGTTGAACCGATAAATGACATGGCGGTTGAATTTAACTTTCTCATGAGATACATTGTTGAAAAGCTTGCTGAGGAGCTCCCTAATGCGAATATCATCTTCTGTGATGTGTATGAAGGTTCCATGGATATTTTGAAGAATCATGATAGCTATG GCTTTACAGTTACGTCTGAGGCCTGCTGTGGATTTGGGAAGTACAAGGGTTGGTTCATGTGCTTATCGTCGGAAATGGCGTGCAGGAATGCTTCCAACTATATCTGGTGGGATCAGTTCCATCCAACTGATACAGTGAATGGAATTCTGGCAGCCAATATATGGAATGGTGAACACACTAAAATGTGCTATCCTATGCACTTGCAGGACATGGTAATTCAGAAGGCAAAATGA